One Bacillus sp. 1780r2a1 DNA segment encodes these proteins:
- a CDS encoding ABC transporter ATP-binding protein has translation MKRVQLQNFKKSYDQKTNVISDINVTIEAGEFFVLVGPSGCGKSTMLRMIAGLEDITEGNLFIGTEKANRLLPSQRNLSMVFQNYALYPHLTVEQNITFGLHTKKISKIEQRERCHEAAELLGLDQLLNRKPKQLSGGQRQRVALARAIVTQAPICLMDEPLSNLDAKLRAKMRSEIRQLQRKLGITMIYVTHDQTEAMTMADRMMILNGGHIQQVGKPLDIYNSPTNTFVASFIGGPPMNLATVQVHSHQLIFEQGQSLSYPMSIELMTEHKDLIVGVRPEKVKLAKGEEPSLLVKVINVEILGTETLITFTVGSSEQWIAKWNGQWNIAVGDEIPLYIDSKDIFLFHSETGECVHQDTKHITSHTVEEELA, from the coding sequence ATGAAAAGAGTACAGTTACAAAATTTCAAAAAATCGTATGATCAAAAAACAAATGTGATCAGCGACATTAACGTCACGATTGAAGCAGGAGAATTCTTTGTATTAGTTGGCCCGTCTGGATGTGGAAAAAGCACGATGCTTCGAATGATTGCTGGACTTGAAGACATTACAGAAGGCAACTTGTTTATTGGAACAGAAAAAGCAAATCGCTTGTTACCGAGCCAACGAAACTTATCAATGGTATTTCAAAATTATGCATTATATCCGCACTTAACGGTAGAGCAAAACATTACCTTTGGCTTGCACACAAAGAAAATTTCTAAAATAGAGCAAAGAGAGCGCTGTCATGAAGCTGCTGAGCTTTTGGGTCTTGACCAACTTTTGAATCGTAAGCCAAAACAGCTTTCTGGTGGACAGCGTCAGCGTGTTGCTCTAGCACGAGCAATTGTGACGCAGGCACCCATATGTTTAATGGATGAGCCATTATCAAACCTAGATGCGAAGCTTCGTGCCAAAATGAGGTCAGAAATCCGGCAGCTTCAGCGTAAGTTAGGCATCACAATGATTTATGTAACTCATGATCAAACAGAAGCGATGACAATGGCAGATCGCATGATGATTTTAAACGGTGGGCATATCCAACAGGTAGGGAAGCCCTTAGATATTTATAATTCACCTACCAATACGTTCGTTGCTTCATTTATTGGCGGGCCTCCTATGAATTTAGCAACCGTACAAGTGCATTCACATCAGCTTATTTTTGAACAAGGTCAGTCACTTTCATACCCTATGTCTATCGAATTAATGACGGAACATAAGGATTTAATTGTTGGCGTAAGGCCAGAAAAAGTGAAGTTGGCAAAAGGGGAGGAACCGAGCCTTTTAGTAAAGGTTATAAACGTAGAGATCTTAGGAACAGAAACGCTGATCACTTTTACAGTCGGTTCAAGCGAACAATGGATTGCTAAATGGAATGGTCAATGGAATATTGCTGTTGGTGATGAGATTCCGCTTTATATTGATTCAAAAGATATCTTTTTATTTCATTCTGAAACCGGTGAATGCGTGCATCAAGACACAAAGCATATTACGTCACACACGGTTGAGGAGGAGTTAGCATGA
- the bioB gene encoding biotin synthase BioB → MKATYIKDWGKLATQIIEEGYVLTKEEAQQILAIPDEQILSIMNAAYQIRHHYYGRKVKLNMIINTKSGLCPEDCGYCSQSIISEAPIDKYAWLTQEKIVEGAFEAKRRKAGTYCIVASGRRPTDREVEHVIGAVKQIREETNLKICACLGFLNDDQASRLVDAGVHRYNHNLNTHADHYDEICSTHGYEDRVDTVQKSKQAGLSPCSGAIFGMGETDEQRVDIAFEINRLDADSIPCNFLVAVPGTPLENQKSLTPMQCLKILAMMRFVNPTKEIRISGGREINLRSLQPLGLFAANSIFVGDYLTTEGQEPTSDWQIIEDLGFEIEECAL, encoded by the coding sequence GTGAAAGCAACCTATATAAAAGATTGGGGCAAGCTGGCTACTCAGATTATTGAAGAGGGATATGTATTAACAAAAGAAGAAGCCCAACAAATATTAGCTATTCCAGATGAACAAATTTTAAGCATTATGAATGCTGCTTATCAAATTAGACACCACTACTATGGACGGAAAGTAAAGTTAAATATGATTATTAATACAAAGTCGGGACTTTGTCCGGAAGATTGTGGTTACTGTTCACAGTCTATTATTTCAGAGGCTCCGATTGATAAGTATGCTTGGTTAACGCAAGAAAAAATTGTTGAAGGTGCGTTTGAAGCAAAGCGCCGGAAAGCGGGTACATACTGTATTGTGGCGTCAGGGCGTCGTCCAACCGATAGAGAAGTAGAACACGTTATTGGTGCTGTGAAACAGATTCGTGAAGAAACGAACTTGAAAATTTGTGCCTGTCTAGGCTTTTTGAATGATGATCAGGCTTCCAGACTAGTAGATGCAGGCGTACATCGTTACAACCATAACTTGAATACACATGCTGATCATTATGATGAAATTTGTTCTACACATGGTTATGAAGATCGGGTTGATACGGTGCAAAAGTCAAAACAAGCGGGATTATCTCCTTGTTCCGGTGCTATTTTTGGAATGGGTGAAACGGACGAGCAGCGAGTAGATATAGCTTTTGAGATAAATAGATTAGATGCAGATTCTATTCCTTGTAACTTCTTAGTTGCAGTACCAGGCACACCATTAGAGAACCAAAAATCTCTTACACCGATGCAGTGTTTAAAGATTTTAGCCATGATGCGATTTGTTAATCCGACAAAGGAAATTCGCATTTCGGGTGGACGAGAAATCAACCTTCGTTCATTACAGCCACTAGGATTATTTGCTGCTAATTCTATCTTTGTTGGAGACTATCTAACAACAGAAGGACAAGAACCGACGTCGGATTGGCAGATTATCGAAGACTTAGGGTTTGAAATTGAAGAGTGTGCACTATAA
- a CDS encoding GntP family permease gives MELVIILLSLSLLMFVAYRGFSVILFAPICALFAVVLTEPSYVLPFFSNIFMEKMVGFIKLYFPVFLLGAIFGKVVEMSGLAETIAKTIVQVVGAKRAILAIVIMGAILTYSGVSLFVVVFAIYPFAANLFREANIPKRLIPGTIALGAFTFTMDALPGTPQIQNVIPTTFFKTDIYAAPMLGIIGAIFVLFVGLKYLEGRRKKAEAAGEGYYGFGHETAAAAEKLENDITIGEEETSTKNEKPTMSRQILAFVPLILVGVMNKVFTMALPVWYPNGFDFAAIGLESFGKVELSSVLAIWSVQMALVVGIIATLLYDWKKVKVNFQAGLNTSISGALLASMNTGAEYGFGGVIAALPGFGVISKGISETFTNPLVNGAVTTTTLAGITGSASGGMGIALSAMSEKYLAAINQFNIPPEVMHRVISMASGGMDTLPHNGAVITLLAVTGLTHRQAYRDIFAITIIKTLAVFVIIALYTFFGIV, from the coding sequence ATGGAACTAGTTATTATCCTTTTATCACTTAGTCTTTTAATGTTTGTCGCATATCGTGGATTTTCAGTTATTCTATTTGCGCCAATCTGTGCACTTTTTGCTGTTGTACTAACTGAGCCAAGTTACGTGTTGCCTTTTTTCTCAAATATTTTCATGGAAAAAATGGTAGGGTTTATTAAGCTATATTTTCCAGTTTTCTTATTAGGTGCGATTTTTGGTAAAGTCGTTGAAATGTCAGGATTGGCTGAAACCATTGCTAAAACAATTGTACAAGTTGTTGGTGCAAAACGAGCAATTTTAGCCATTGTCATTATGGGAGCAATTTTAACCTATAGTGGAGTTAGCTTATTTGTTGTTGTGTTTGCTATTTATCCATTTGCAGCTAATCTATTTCGAGAAGCAAACATTCCTAAAAGACTTATTCCAGGAACCATTGCATTAGGTGCTTTCACTTTTACAATGGATGCTTTGCCAGGTACTCCACAAATTCAAAACGTTATTCCAACTACTTTCTTTAAAACAGATATTTATGCTGCACCAATGCTAGGTATCATTGGCGCTATCTTTGTTTTGTTTGTTGGGCTAAAATATTTAGAAGGTCGCCGTAAAAAAGCAGAAGCTGCTGGTGAAGGTTATTATGGCTTTGGCCACGAAACCGCAGCTGCGGCTGAGAAGTTAGAAAATGATATAACAATAGGAGAAGAAGAAACAAGTACGAAAAATGAAAAACCAACCATGTCTCGTCAAATCCTAGCGTTTGTACCTCTAATTCTAGTAGGAGTTATGAATAAAGTATTTACAATGGCTCTGCCTGTTTGGTATCCAAATGGTTTTGATTTTGCTGCCATTGGTCTTGAATCCTTTGGAAAAGTTGAGCTTTCATCTGTACTTGCTATTTGGTCGGTTCAAATGGCTCTAGTAGTAGGAATTATTGCCACACTGCTATATGATTGGAAAAAAGTAAAAGTAAACTTTCAAGCAGGTCTTAATACAAGTATCAGCGGCGCGTTGTTAGCTTCCATGAACACAGGTGCTGAATATGGTTTTGGAGGCGTTATTGCTGCTCTTCCAGGGTTCGGTGTTATTAGTAAAGGAATTTCTGAGACATTTACAAATCCACTTGTTAACGGTGCTGTAACAACAACAACATTGGCTGGTATAACAGGATCTGCATCAGGAGGAATGGGCATTGCTTTAAGCGCTATGTCTGAAAAATACTTAGCAGCAATCAATCAATTCAATATACCACCTGAAGTAATGCACCGCGTTATTTCAATGGCATCAGGTGGTATGGATACACTTCCACATAACGGTGCTGTTATTACGCTTCTTGCAGTAACTGGCTTAACGCATCGTCAAGCGTATCGAGATATTTTCGCTATTACAATTATTAAGACGTTAGCAGTTTTTGTAATCATTGCACTTTACACATTCTTCGGTATTGTATAA
- a CDS encoding carbohydrate ABC transporter permease, whose translation MSKTRKFITYTLLITSTFIIVFPILYAFSISFMTGAQVLEGNLLPTSFTFENYRAAFERVPLLHYLLNSFVVSISVMLGQIIVSSLAAFAFVFISFKGREALFFLFISTMMIPWEATMVPNFLTIQKLGWLNSHLSLTIPFFALAFGTFLLRQQFKTIPHELYEASQVAGISRFRFFWNVVLPVSKTSLVTLGVYSFLTTWNMYLWPLLVTNTEEARTVQIGLKQMQTQEISTDWGVVMAAVVVVILPTLLLLFLGQKRLQKGLTQGAIK comes from the coding sequence ATGAGTAAAACAAGAAAGTTTATCACATACACCCTATTGATTACCTCAACTTTTATTATCGTATTTCCTATTTTATACGCCTTTTCCATCAGCTTTATGACGGGAGCACAGGTGTTAGAAGGAAATCTTTTACCAACTTCGTTTACGTTTGAGAACTATCGAGCGGCTTTTGAGCGAGTACCGCTGTTGCATTATTTGCTTAACAGTTTCGTTGTGTCTATTTCCGTTATGCTTGGACAAATAATTGTTTCTAGCCTTGCAGCTTTTGCTTTTGTATTTATCTCATTTAAAGGAAGAGAGGCACTGTTCTTTCTCTTTATCTCTACAATGATGATTCCTTGGGAAGCAACGATGGTTCCAAACTTTTTAACAATTCAAAAGCTTGGTTGGCTGAACAGTCATCTCAGCTTGACTATCCCGTTCTTTGCTTTAGCATTTGGAACATTTTTGTTACGTCAGCAGTTTAAAACGATTCCTCATGAACTTTATGAAGCTTCTCAGGTTGCAGGAATTAGTCGCTTCCGCTTCTTTTGGAATGTTGTACTACCAGTTTCAAAGACAAGCCTGGTTACATTAGGAGTCTATAGTTTTTTAACGACTTGGAACATGTACTTGTGGCCACTTCTTGTTACCAACACTGAAGAGGCACGAACAGTACAAATTGGTTTGAAACAGATGCAAACTCAAGAAATTTCGACGGATTGGGGGGTGGTGATGGCAGCGGTTGTTGTAGTGATTTTACCGACATTATTACTTCTATTCTTAGGACAAAAACGACTTCAAAAAGGTCTCACACAAGGTGCAATTAAATAA
- a CDS encoding glycerol-3-phosphate responsive antiterminator, with amino-acid sequence MNIVSEFQFYLNRDRMIASVKTPKSLELFLESDVKVAFLLTGNISVIKKYVELLKKHDRFVFLHLEKIKGISYDKEGLKFIAKFVKPTGIVTTKSSLIQLAKKEGLIAIQRLFLVDTDAVANGLKVVEEIQPDALEVMPALIPEMIEKLKLKTSCPLITGGLIQNQQHIDQALQSGAVAVSTGKNWLWKTQNSHE; translated from the coding sequence GTGAATATAGTAAGTGAATTTCAATTTTATCTAAATCGAGATCGAATGATTGCATCTGTTAAAACACCCAAGAGTCTAGAACTCTTTTTAGAATCAGATGTAAAAGTAGCTTTTCTTCTTACTGGTAACATTAGCGTCATTAAAAAGTACGTGGAGCTACTTAAGAAACATGACCGCTTTGTATTTTTGCACCTTGAGAAAATCAAGGGAATTAGCTATGACAAGGAAGGGCTAAAATTTATTGCGAAATTCGTGAAGCCTACGGGGATTGTAACCACAAAGAGTTCCCTAATCCAACTTGCAAAAAAAGAAGGATTGATTGCTATTCAGCGTTTGTTTTTAGTGGACACAGATGCGGTAGCAAACGGATTGAAAGTAGTTGAAGAAATTCAGCCAGATGCTCTTGAAGTTATGCCAGCTTTAATACCCGAAATGATTGAAAAGTTAAAATTGAAAACATCTTGTCCCCTTATTACAGGGGGATTAATTCAAAACCAACAACATATTGATCAAGCATTACAGAGTGGAGCAGTAGCTGTATCTACAGGTAAAAATTGGTTGTGGAAGACGCAAAATAGTCATGAATAA
- a CDS encoding sugar ABC transporter permease translates to MSAIPKLSNAEAIKPKLVSNKRSSMLEGLTYLLPSILLFSVFLFYPMLRTLYLSLFITDSQGVPLRFVGVDNFVNLLSNPNFLQSMKATFLFVLYTVPIGITLALFLALIANEKLKGIGFFRTMFSSTMGMSVAASSVIWMFMYNPAIGIINKVLNTVGIQGVQWLLDPKFALIAVSISTVWMNVGFTFLILLGGLQNIDEKLYENAQIAGVSYWYQLRKITIPMLSPTLFFIITVSFINAFQTFGQIDILTKGGPTDSTNVIVYSIYKDAFINYNVGSASAQAVILFFCILILTILQFKLGERKVHYQ, encoded by the coding sequence ATGAGTGCTATCCCGAAGTTATCGAATGCTGAGGCGATAAAACCGAAGCTTGTGTCTAACAAACGTTCATCAATGCTGGAAGGTTTGACTTACTTATTGCCTTCTATCCTTTTATTTAGCGTGTTCCTCTTTTATCCTATGCTTCGCACGCTGTATTTAAGTCTATTTATCACGGATAGTCAAGGTGTGCCCTTACGATTTGTCGGGGTAGATAATTTTGTGAATTTACTATCGAATCCTAATTTCTTGCAAAGTATGAAAGCTACTTTTTTATTTGTTTTATACACGGTACCTATTGGAATTACTCTCGCTTTATTTTTGGCTTTAATTGCTAATGAAAAGTTAAAAGGAATCGGCTTTTTCCGTACGATGTTTTCATCCACAATGGGTATGAGCGTAGCCGCATCATCAGTTATTTGGATGTTTATGTATAATCCTGCTATCGGTATTATAAATAAAGTCCTCAATACGGTAGGTATCCAAGGAGTTCAATGGCTGCTTGATCCAAAGTTTGCGCTCATTGCGGTATCCATTTCAACAGTTTGGATGAACGTTGGTTTTACTTTTTTAATCTTGCTTGGAGGTTTACAAAATATTGATGAAAAGCTTTATGAAAATGCGCAGATTGCAGGTGTGAGCTATTGGTATCAGCTAAGAAAAATAACGATTCCTATGCTATCTCCAACACTATTTTTTATCATTACTGTTTCGTTTATTAACGCATTTCAGACCTTTGGTCAAATCGACATTTTAACAAAAGGTGGTCCGACAGATTCTACAAATGTAATTGTTTACTCTATCTATAAAGATGCGTTTATTAATTACAATGTGGGCTCTGCCAGTGCACAAGCGGTTATCTTATTTTTCTGTATTCTGATTTTAACCATCCTTCAATTTAAACTAGGCGAGAGGAAGGTTCACTATCAATGA
- a CDS encoding EcsC family protein, producing the protein METREQLAKELKKVEKWEKSQKGLFFWEKLLRLPFAALDKVTPKFIHAKIEKLLDEVAKYIDNGGQYLANTSATLEKASKRLEEKELTLTDIQQLSIQEMDELANAFVATRQKNAQIQGATTGIGGIFTLAIDVPFVLGLTLKTLQEVAVAYGYDPTKQEERVFMVKCMQFSSSDIVGKQAILEELAEGKRAQSLSQLQGWREVFTTYRDNWGWKKLFQMIPIAGMIFGAYVNKQAIGDIGEIGTMLYRKRRILERLEQEKNLQES; encoded by the coding sequence GTGGAGACACGGGAACAGCTAGCAAAGGAGCTAAAAAAGGTTGAAAAGTGGGAAAAAAGTCAAAAAGGCTTGTTTTTTTGGGAGAAGCTGCTTCGCTTACCCTTTGCGGCTCTTGATAAAGTAACCCCTAAATTTATTCATGCAAAAATAGAAAAGCTCCTTGATGAAGTTGCTAAATACATTGATAATGGTGGACAATATTTAGCAAATACGTCCGCTACGTTAGAAAAGGCATCTAAGCGCTTAGAAGAAAAAGAGTTAACATTAACAGACATTCAGCAGCTATCTATTCAAGAGATGGATGAATTAGCAAATGCTTTTGTAGCAACACGTCAAAAAAATGCTCAAATCCAAGGCGCTACAACAGGCATCGGTGGTATTTTCACTTTGGCTATTGATGTTCCATTTGTCTTAGGTTTAACACTTAAAACTCTGCAAGAGGTTGCTGTTGCTTATGGTTATGATCCAACAAAGCAAGAAGAACGCGTCTTTATGGTAAAGTGTATGCAATTCTCATCTTCTGATATTGTTGGTAAACAAGCAATTTTAGAAGAATTGGCAGAAGGTAAACGTGCACAAAGCTTATCGCAGCTTCAAGGTTGGAGAGAGGTATTTACAACTTATCGAGACAACTGGGGATGGAAAAAGCTTTTTCAAATGATTCCTATAGCAGGTATGATTTTCGGTGCTTATGTGAATAAGCAGGCGATTGGAGACATTGGAGAAATAGGGACTATGCTTTATCGTAAACGCCGCATCTTAGAACGATTAGAGCAAGAAAAGAATTTACAAGAGTCATAA
- the ytvI gene encoding sporulation integral membrane protein YtvI, with protein MWKKRIAIIVSIIAACFLIPYSLPIVFALLTAIVLEGLIQKLQHSLKFNRIYAVLVAFLLYVVSITLIGFFIIRTIVTQVVALSKVTPSFVKELYETTIYPNIIKWKYYSNALPTEVISSIENAIESTINSLDTLLKGTVELIISFAATVPGFLLEFLIYLVALVFISLELPNIKEKIKSFLTDETKYKTKIVITQLMQAGVGFIKAQIVLSLLTFVMAYVGLWLLNVPYTALLSLLIVIVDILPILGTGSVLVPWGIFALTQGQDSLAIGLFILFGVITVVRRVVEPKVFSTNMGISPLAALISLYIGFKLLGFIGLFLGPALVILYDALRKVGVIQINFKI; from the coding sequence ATGTGGAAGAAGCGCATAGCAATTATTGTATCAATTATTGCAGCTTGTTTTTTAATTCCTTATAGCTTACCAATTGTCTTTGCTTTGTTAACGGCAATTGTTCTAGAAGGCCTTATTCAAAAGTTGCAGCACTCTTTGAAGTTTAATCGAATCTATGCTGTATTAGTAGCGTTTTTATTATATGTTGTATCCATAACATTGATTGGTTTCTTTATTATTCGTACAATTGTAACGCAAGTAGTAGCTCTCTCAAAAGTCACGCCTTCTTTTGTAAAAGAGCTTTACGAAACGACAATTTATCCTAATATTATTAAGTGGAAATATTATTCAAATGCTCTTCCTACAGAAGTCATTTCATCTATTGAAAATGCAATTGAAAGCACTATTAATTCGTTGGATACACTATTAAAGGGAACCGTTGAGTTAATTATTAGCTTTGCTGCAACAGTTCCAGGCTTCTTGTTGGAATTTCTAATTTATTTAGTTGCTTTAGTGTTCATTAGTTTAGAGTTACCAAATATTAAAGAGAAAATAAAATCGTTCTTAACAGATGAAACGAAATATAAAACAAAAATTGTTATTACGCAGCTGATGCAAGCTGGTGTTGGATTTATTAAAGCTCAGATTGTATTGAGTCTTTTAACATTTGTGATGGCTTATGTTGGGCTATGGTTATTAAATGTACCATACACAGCTTTATTGAGCCTGTTAATTGTTATTGTTGATATTCTACCAATCTTAGGAACAGGTTCTGTTCTAGTCCCATGGGGAATATTTGCTTTAACTCAAGGTCAAGATTCACTGGCAATCGGCCTATTTATTTTATTTGGAGTCATTACGGTTGTTCGACGAGTTGTAGAGCCGAAAGTATTCTCAACAAATATGGGAATTTCTCCTTTAGCTGCGTTAATCAGCTTATATATAGGATTTAAACTATTAGGGTTTATTGGACTGTTCCTAGGTCCAGCACTTGTCATCTTATATGATGCGCTTCGGAAAGTTGGAGTCATCCAAATTAACTTTAAAATTTAG
- a CDS encoding DedA family protein, with translation MLETVVLSLVEALKQLSYFGVILALTFEFVPAELVLPLVGYWVYQGDMNLYLAILAGTIGGVFGPLTLYALGRYGGRPLVLKYGKYFLVKEKEIDAADRFFDKYGAGVAFFGRFIPGVRTAISLPCGMAKMNVWQFSIYTFVAMLPITALYVYLGYKLGPKWEDVGPIVSQYMQPIGIGLLIIIVVFFIFKYVKKKQKA, from the coding sequence TTGTTAGAAACAGTTGTTTTGTCATTAGTAGAAGCGCTTAAGCAGCTTTCATATTTCGGGGTTATCTTAGCGCTAACGTTTGAATTTGTCCCAGCAGAGCTTGTTTTGCCACTTGTGGGATATTGGGTATATCAAGGTGATATGAACCTTTATTTAGCTATTTTAGCAGGAACAATTGGAGGAGTGTTTGGACCATTAACGCTTTACGCTCTTGGTCGCTATGGCGGACGTCCTCTTGTTTTAAAATATGGAAAGTACTTTCTAGTGAAAGAGAAGGAAATCGATGCAGCTGATCGGTTCTTTGATAAATATGGAGCAGGAGTAGCTTTCTTTGGACGCTTTATTCCTGGCGTACGTACAGCTATCTCGCTTCCTTGTGGAATGGCAAAAATGAACGTTTGGCAGTTCTCAATTTATACGTTTGTAGCGATGCTGCCAATTACGGCTCTTTACGTGTATCTTGGTTATAAGTTAGGTCCGAAATGGGAAGATGTTGGACCGATTGTTTCTCAATATATGCAACCGATTGGAATTGGTCTGTTAATTATCATCGTTGTGTTTTTTATATTTAAATATGTGAAAAAGAAGCAAAAGGCATAA
- a CDS encoding sigma 54-interacting transcriptional regulator — protein sequence MVAHKNRIPDKWFEEILNVATEWIVVVNVQGKILYINKAYCEFLHTTVEQAIGRSVQEVIENSRMHIVTQTGQAEVASIHFIKGNEMIANRYPLYVDNELVGAVGTVMFRNAKDWLAYSEKVQPLLEELNYYKKKLEHESESKYSFQDLIGDNKQFLFAKQLAERVANSKSAVLLLGESGTGKELFAHAIHQASSRCFFPFVRVNCASIPEQLLESELFGYEEGAFTGARRGGKKGKFELAHRGTLFLDEVGDMPLQMQSKLLRVVQEKELERVGGQKTIDIDVRIIAATHRNLEEMVEKGEFREDLYYRLNVIKVDIPPLRERKEDLSQIAYVLLKKLEQHFHRHNLELSNEVLKQLQKHSWPGNIRELENVLERAVNILDGQTILLSHLPLYLQDLEGHNQDIKHEINGLVTVENANVQPLKDVVARAEKEAIEKALKSTDGNKQQAAKLLEIGKTSFYDKCKRYGID from the coding sequence ATGGTGGCTCATAAAAATCGAATTCCTGATAAATGGTTTGAAGAGATTTTAAATGTAGCAACAGAATGGATTGTTGTAGTAAATGTTCAGGGGAAAATCCTTTATATAAATAAAGCTTACTGTGAGTTTTTACATACGACAGTTGAACAAGCAATTGGACGTTCTGTTCAAGAAGTAATTGAAAACTCGAGAATGCATATTGTTACTCAAACTGGTCAAGCAGAAGTAGCTAGCATTCATTTTATTAAAGGGAATGAAATGATTGCAAACAGATATCCTTTATATGTAGACAATGAATTGGTTGGAGCTGTAGGAACGGTAATGTTTCGGAATGCTAAAGATTGGCTAGCTTATTCTGAAAAAGTACAGCCTCTATTAGAAGAACTGAATTATTATAAGAAAAAGCTTGAACACGAGTCAGAGAGTAAATATAGTTTTCAAGATCTTATCGGAGATAATAAACAATTTCTTTTTGCTAAACAATTAGCCGAGCGAGTAGCCAACAGTAAGTCAGCGGTACTACTATTAGGAGAATCTGGGACTGGAAAAGAGTTATTTGCTCACGCGATTCATCAAGCGAGCTCCAGGTGCTTTTTTCCATTTGTTCGAGTAAATTGTGCATCCATTCCAGAGCAGCTCTTAGAATCTGAACTATTTGGATATGAAGAAGGTGCATTTACAGGTGCGCGTAGAGGAGGAAAAAAAGGAAAATTTGAGTTGGCTCATAGAGGTACGCTTTTTTTAGATGAAGTAGGTGATATGCCCCTACAAATGCAAAGTAAGCTACTGCGTGTTGTGCAAGAAAAAGAGCTTGAAAGAGTTGGCGGCCAAAAAACCATTGATATTGATGTACGAATTATTGCCGCTACCCATCGTAACTTGGAAGAAATGGTCGAAAAGGGTGAGTTTCGAGAAGATTTATATTATCGCTTAAATGTTATTAAAGTAGATATCCCACCTCTTCGTGAGCGAAAAGAAGATCTATCTCAAATTGCTTACGTACTGTTAAAAAAGCTAGAACAGCATTTTCATCGCCATAATCTTGAATTATCAAATGAGGTGTTAAAGCAATTACAAAAACATTCGTGGCCTGGCAATATACGCGAGTTAGAAAATGTTTTGGAAAGAGCTGTTAATATCTTAGATGGTCAAACGATTCTCTTATCTCACTTACCTTTATATCTTCAAGATCTAGAAGGACACAACCAAGATATAAAACATGAAATCAATGGCTTGGTGACAGTAGAAAACGCTAATGTGCAACCATTAAAAGATGTGGTGGCGCGAGCGGAAAAAGAAGCAATAGAGAAAGCTTTAAAAAGTACGGATGGAAATAAACAGCAAGCGGCTAAGCTTTTAGAAATTGGTAAAACAAGCTTTTACGATAAATGTAAGCGATATGGAATTGATTAA